A section of the Oncorhynchus gorbuscha isolate QuinsamMale2020 ecotype Even-year linkage group LG04, OgorEven_v1.0, whole genome shotgun sequence genome encodes:
- the LOC124033217 gene encoding piggyBac transposable element-derived protein 4-like, giving the protein MPLKVFNTSSRMLCFDNRESRPAKHVRDKLAAIREVWEEWLERLPYLYNPGPEVTVDEQLVPFRGCCPFRQYMPSKPAKYGIKIWVACDTQSSYAWKMQVYTGKPTGGGLEKNQMTVLGCA; this is encoded by the exons ATGCCACTCAAAGTCTTCAACACTTCCTCAAGAATGCTATGTTTTGATAACCGTGAGTCAAGACCTGCAAAACATGTAAGAGACAAACTGGCggccataagagaggtctgggaggagTGGTTGGAGCGTCTGCCATACCTCTATAACCCTGGGCCTGAAGTAACAGTGGATGAgcaactggttccattcagag GTTGCTGTCCTTTCCGGCAGTATATGCCCAGCAAGCCAGCAAAGTATGGCATCAAGATATGGGTGGCCTGTGACACACAATCCAGCTATGCTTGGAAGATGCAAGTCTACACAGGGAAGCCGACCGGTGGAGGCCTGGAGAAGAACCAGATGACAGTCCTGGGCTGTGCTTGA